A region of Pyxidicoccus trucidator DNA encodes the following proteins:
- a CDS encoding PAS domain S-box protein has protein sequence MLDGVGHGVVAVDREWRLSFVNAWMERVLGRSRQELLGRELWTEFPTLRTSSFGDVYRRAMRDGVEVVHEDFVPSSNAWFESRASPSATGLILFIRDVTERRRAAQALSESEARFRNMADNAPVMLWVSDETGACLWLNRQWHDYTGQSEQAGLGLGWLDSVHPEDRERTAEAFLGSNVSREPFRVEYRIRSRHGEYRWAIDAASPRLGSSGEFLGYIGTVTDIHERKRSEERLAFMSEASRILAESLDYEATLAHATELAVPTLGEWCMLDILEEGGGIKRVKVSCVDPTLDALVRDTVRFPPAVTGHPRHSPSRALVEGRAILVEDAGDDYKQQAAFGPEHLAHMRAIGFQSVMSVPLVARGRTLGVLTFLAIAPGRRFTQADLETAEDLARRAALAVDNGRLYREAQQAVRVREEFLQVASHELKTPLTPLSLKLQMLARAAETFPRERFPRLPGDVEMMLQQVKRLSSLMDELLDISRINAGRFSLTLEVMDLCSLVRDTMGRFEPEVLRMGGRLVADVPDALVGVWDRQRLEQVMTNLLSNALKYGGGRPVQVRVWEEGGVACMVVRDEGIGISPEALPRIFEKFERAVSERHYGGLGLGLYITRQIVEALGGTIRAESVKDQGSSFTVELPLTPRPAGPGTPATGAR, from the coding sequence ATGCTGGACGGCGTGGGCCACGGCGTGGTGGCGGTGGACCGCGAGTGGCGCCTGTCCTTCGTCAACGCGTGGATGGAGCGGGTGCTCGGGCGCTCGCGCCAGGAGCTGCTGGGCCGGGAGCTCTGGACGGAATTTCCAACCCTGCGGACCAGCTCCTTCGGTGACGTCTACCGGCGCGCGATGCGCGACGGCGTCGAGGTGGTCCACGAGGACTTCGTCCCCAGCTCCAACGCCTGGTTCGAGTCGCGGGCCTCGCCCTCGGCCACGGGGCTCATCCTCTTCATCCGGGACGTGACGGAGCGGCGCCGCGCCGCGCAGGCCCTGAGCGAGAGTGAAGCGCGCTTCCGCAACATGGCGGACAACGCCCCCGTCATGCTGTGGGTGTCGGATGAGACGGGGGCCTGCCTTTGGCTCAACCGCCAGTGGCATGACTACACCGGCCAGTCGGAGCAGGCGGGACTGGGGCTCGGGTGGCTGGACTCCGTCCACCCCGAGGACCGCGAGCGGACGGCGGAGGCATTCCTTGGGTCGAATGTGAGCCGCGAGCCGTTCCGCGTGGAGTATCGCATCCGCTCGCGCCACGGCGAGTACCGCTGGGCCATCGACGCCGCGAGCCCCCGGCTTGGCAGCTCCGGCGAGTTCCTGGGCTACATCGGCACCGTCACCGACATCCACGAGCGCAAGCGCAGCGAGGAGCGCCTGGCCTTCATGTCCGAGGCGAGCCGCATCCTCGCCGAGTCGCTCGACTACGAGGCCACGCTGGCGCACGCCACCGAGCTCGCCGTGCCCACCCTGGGGGAGTGGTGCATGCTCGACATCCTCGAGGAGGGCGGCGGCATCAAGCGGGTGAAGGTGTCCTGCGTGGACCCCACGCTGGACGCGCTGGTCCGCGACACCGTGCGCTTCCCGCCCGCCGTCACGGGGCATCCCAGGCACTCGCCCAGCCGGGCCCTGGTGGAAGGCCGGGCCATCCTCGTCGAGGACGCGGGCGACGACTACAAGCAGCAGGCGGCCTTCGGCCCCGAGCACCTGGCGCACATGCGGGCCATCGGCTTCCAGTCGGTGATGTCCGTGCCGCTGGTGGCGCGTGGCCGCACGCTGGGCGTCCTCACCTTCCTGGCCATCGCTCCCGGCCGGCGCTTCACCCAGGCCGACCTGGAGACGGCCGAGGACCTGGCACGCCGCGCCGCGCTCGCCGTGGACAACGGCCGGCTGTACCGCGAGGCGCAGCAGGCCGTGCGCGTGCGCGAGGAGTTCCTCCAGGTGGCCAGCCACGAGCTGAAGACGCCCCTCACGCCGCTGTCGCTCAAGCTCCAGATGCTGGCCCGCGCGGCGGAGACCTTCCCGCGCGAGCGCTTCCCCCGGCTGCCGGGCGACGTGGAGATGATGCTCCAGCAGGTCAAGCGCCTGTCCTCGCTGATGGACGAGCTGCTGGACATCTCACGCATCAACGCCGGGCGCTTCTCGCTGACGCTGGAGGTGATGGACCTCTGCTCCCTGGTGCGGGACACGATGGGCCGCTTCGAGCCCGAGGTGCTCCGCATGGGCGGCCGGCTGGTGGCGGACGTCCCCGACGCCCTGGTGGGAGTGTGGGACCGGCAGCGGCTGGAGCAGGTGATGACGAACCTCTTGTCCAATGCCCTCAAGTACGGCGGAGGCCGGCCCGTCCAGGTGCGGGTGTGGGAGGAAGGGGGCGTGGCGTGCATGGTGGTCCGGGACGAGGGCATCGGCATCTCCCCGGAGGCGCTGCCGCGCATCTTCGAGAAGTTCGAGCGCGCGGTGAGTGAAAGGCACTACGGCGGCCTGGGCCTGGGGCTCTACATCACCCGGCAGATTGTCGAGGCCCTGGGCGGCACCATCCGCGCGGAGAGCGTGAAGGACCAGGGCTCCTCCTTCACCGTGGAGCTGCCGCTGACGCCGCGCCCCGCGGGCCCCGGCACACCTGCCACCGGGGCCCGCTAG
- a CDS encoding protein kinase domain-containing protein, with protein MWGYTRRAVSEEKNPTAPPGGTDVTVLTPKQTPGLEAAAGSELFAGRYELLGLVGRGGMGAVYRVRDTLVGDVVALKVLEVGPAPAPEWMERFRREVRLARRISHGHVARTFDLGEHAGRLYLTMEFVEGQNLQQLLERERALAPARAARIALALCEGLAAAHAAGVVHRDLKPANVLVEAGGRVVLTDFGIARAVAGEVSSRTQGLVGTPLYMAPEQLESGEVDARADLYAMGLLLYQLLTGEPPFTGESAMAVAFARLRQPPPDPRLRASVPDALAEVVLACLAREPADRPGGALAVAVALRGWLASVGEPVEPTGTPVPGATSTGRAFPPVTPPPAGAQRFTPRTPLRPGEQSLAVLPLRFMGPREQEALGDGVTESLIDLLSRTRGLRVQSSGATARFRQEREPRAAARELGVELLVDGTVQGMGRSVRATLRLVEGASGTQLWSDRFDETDEDVFTLQDRLGQRMAEGLRNELLLLSYRDTVPEEARALYRQVLTRQRSTTRGVTEDLLAPLRQVLDLAPDFPPAVAQYAVAAVRAWFLRLSDKARDWEAEARNALEHALRVAPELVDTQLARAILAMHEGQWREAVVALRAALDVAPAFAPAMQQLGNLQCEAGRAAEGLERLRLAYALEPGLVISLVDVARCSALRGDHDTYRWCLERLEAQPRLALVTLTLRMRVAAWSGDLDELRRCRERLRDELDPVANHAASYCSVVLGETDVDHAVESLDTLLSLRLSPRFASLLCQLAAEQLCLRGATEHSLRYLQRAADASLIDLEWMDRCPALTPLRTLPGFPEARRKVRARVEAIWSA; from the coding sequence ATGTGGGGCTACACTCGCCGCGCCGTGTCCGAGGAGAAAAACCCCACCGCACCCCCAGGCGGCACCGATGTGACGGTGCTCACCCCCAAGCAAACCCCCGGCCTCGAGGCCGCGGCGGGCTCGGAGTTGTTCGCCGGCCGCTACGAGCTGCTCGGCCTCGTGGGGCGTGGTGGCATGGGCGCCGTGTACCGGGTGCGGGACACGCTGGTGGGCGACGTGGTGGCGCTGAAGGTGCTGGAGGTGGGCCCCGCGCCCGCTCCCGAGTGGATGGAGCGCTTCCGCCGCGAGGTCCGCCTGGCCCGCAGAATCTCCCACGGCCACGTGGCCCGGACCTTCGACCTGGGCGAGCACGCCGGGCGCCTCTACCTGACGATGGAGTTCGTGGAGGGGCAGAACCTCCAGCAACTGCTGGAGCGCGAGCGGGCCCTGGCGCCAGCGCGCGCCGCGCGCATCGCGCTGGCACTGTGCGAGGGGCTGGCCGCGGCGCATGCCGCGGGAGTGGTGCACCGGGACCTCAAGCCGGCCAACGTGCTGGTGGAGGCCGGCGGCCGGGTGGTGCTCACCGACTTCGGCATTGCCCGTGCGGTGGCGGGCGAGGTGTCCTCGCGCACGCAGGGCCTGGTGGGCACGCCCCTCTACATGGCGCCGGAGCAGCTGGAGAGCGGCGAGGTGGACGCACGCGCGGACCTCTATGCCATGGGGCTGCTGCTCTACCAGTTGCTCACCGGCGAGCCGCCCTTCACCGGCGAGTCGGCCATGGCCGTGGCCTTCGCCCGGCTGCGGCAGCCCCCTCCGGACCCGCGCCTGCGCGCCTCGGTGCCGGATGCGCTCGCGGAGGTGGTCCTGGCCTGTCTGGCGCGGGAGCCGGCGGACCGGCCCGGCGGAGCCCTCGCCGTGGCGGTGGCGCTGCGGGGCTGGCTGGCGTCCGTGGGTGAGCCGGTGGAGCCGACGGGCACGCCAGTCCCGGGCGCCACCTCCACCGGAAGGGCCTTCCCACCCGTGACGCCCCCGCCGGCCGGGGCGCAGCGCTTCACGCCGCGCACACCGCTGCGCCCGGGAGAGCAGTCGCTGGCGGTGCTGCCGCTGCGCTTCATGGGGCCTCGCGAGCAGGAGGCGCTGGGTGATGGGGTGACGGAGTCGCTCATCGACCTGCTGTCGCGCACGCGCGGGCTGCGGGTGCAGAGCAGCGGGGCGACGGCCCGCTTTCGCCAGGAGCGGGAGCCCCGGGCGGCGGCACGTGAGCTGGGGGTGGAGCTGCTGGTGGATGGGACGGTGCAGGGCATGGGCAGGTCGGTGCGCGCCACGCTGCGGCTGGTGGAGGGCGCGTCCGGCACCCAGCTGTGGAGCGACCGGTTCGACGAGACGGACGAAGACGTCTTCACGCTCCAGGACCGGCTGGGGCAGCGGATGGCGGAGGGGCTGCGCAACGAGCTGCTCCTCCTGTCGTACCGCGACACGGTGCCCGAGGAGGCGAGGGCGCTCTACCGGCAGGTGCTGACGCGGCAGCGCTCGACGACGCGGGGCGTGACGGAGGACCTCCTCGCGCCGCTGCGGCAGGTCCTCGACCTGGCGCCGGACTTCCCTCCCGCGGTGGCGCAGTACGCCGTGGCGGCCGTGCGAGCCTGGTTCCTCCGCTTGTCGGACAAGGCGCGTGACTGGGAGGCAGAGGCCCGGAATGCCCTGGAGCATGCCCTGCGGGTGGCGCCGGAGCTGGTGGACACGCAGCTGGCGCGCGCCATCCTGGCCATGCACGAGGGCCAGTGGCGCGAGGCCGTGGTGGCGCTGCGCGCCGCGCTGGACGTGGCTCCCGCCTTCGCGCCCGCGATGCAGCAGCTCGGCAACCTGCAGTGCGAGGCGGGTCGGGCAGCCGAGGGGCTGGAGCGGCTGCGGCTCGCGTATGCCCTGGAGCCCGGGCTGGTCATCTCCCTGGTGGACGTCGCGCGTTGCAGCGCGCTGCGGGGGGACCACGACACCTACCGCTGGTGCCTGGAGCGGCTGGAGGCGCAGCCCCGGCTGGCGCTGGTGACGCTCACCCTGCGCATGCGCGTGGCCGCCTGGAGCGGAGACTTGGACGAGCTCCGTCGCTGCCGGGAGCGGCTGCGCGACGAGCTGGACCCCGTCGCGAACCATGCGGCCAGCTACTGCTCCGTCGTGCTGGGAGAGACGGACGTGGACCACGCGGTGGAGTCGCTGGACACGCTCCTCTCCCTGCGGCTGAGCCCGCGCTTCGCATCGCTGCTGTGCCAGCTCGCCGCCGAGCAGCTCTGCCTGCGTGGGGCCACGGAGCACTCGCTGCGGTACCTCCAGCGGGCGGCGGACGCGTCGCTCATCGACCTCGAGTGGATGGACCGCTGCCCGGCGCTCACCCCCCTGCGGACGCTGCCTGGCTTCCCCGAGGCCCGGCGCAAGGTGCGCGCCCGCGTGGAAGCCATCTGGTCCGCGTGA
- a CDS encoding threonine synthase: MAMIRLDCTKCDRTYAPGVVLNLCTACSAPLFARYDLERAARTLRPEALATRERSMWRYHEVMPVEDPAQWLSLGEGWTPLLRAPRLGARLGMKQVWVKDEGGNPTGSFKARGLSAAVTMAKVLGAKAVCLPSAGNAGSALAAYAARGGLEAHVFVPKDIASLFLMETRAYGAHVETVEGLITDAGRVCAGLAKEHGWYECATLKEPYRVEGKKTMGYELAEQLGWTLPDVILYPTGGGTGLIGMWKAFEEMEAMGLIGSKRPRMVAVQAEGCAPIVKAHEEGKPDAPMWQGATTHAHGLRVPKALGDFLILRAVKESRGTAVAVTEAEIIQGVKDISAAEGLFVAPEGGACVAALRKLQAAGQVTPDESVVVFNTGTGFKYVENMAPLW, encoded by the coding sequence ATGGCCATGATTCGACTCGACTGTACGAAGTGCGACCGGACGTACGCGCCGGGCGTCGTGCTGAACCTGTGCACCGCGTGCAGCGCGCCGCTGTTCGCCCGGTACGATTTGGAGCGCGCGGCGCGCACGCTGCGGCCGGAGGCACTGGCCACGCGCGAGCGCTCCATGTGGCGCTACCACGAGGTGATGCCGGTGGAGGACCCGGCGCAGTGGCTGAGCCTGGGCGAGGGCTGGACGCCGCTCTTGCGCGCGCCCCGGCTGGGCGCGCGGCTGGGCATGAAGCAGGTGTGGGTGAAGGACGAGGGCGGCAACCCGACGGGCTCGTTCAAGGCGCGCGGGCTGTCCGCGGCGGTGACGATGGCGAAGGTGCTGGGGGCGAAGGCGGTGTGCCTGCCCTCGGCGGGCAACGCGGGCAGCGCGCTGGCGGCCTACGCGGCGCGCGGCGGGCTGGAGGCCCACGTCTTCGTGCCGAAGGACATCGCGAGCCTCTTCCTCATGGAGACACGCGCGTACGGCGCGCACGTGGAGACGGTGGAGGGGCTGATTACCGACGCCGGGCGGGTGTGCGCGGGGCTGGCGAAGGAGCACGGCTGGTACGAGTGCGCCACGCTGAAGGAGCCCTACCGCGTGGAGGGCAAGAAGACGATGGGCTACGAGCTGGCGGAGCAGCTCGGGTGGACGCTGCCGGACGTCATCCTCTACCCGACGGGTGGAGGCACGGGGCTCATCGGCATGTGGAAGGCCTTCGAGGAGATGGAGGCCATGGGGCTCATCGGCTCGAAGCGGCCGCGCATGGTGGCGGTGCAGGCGGAGGGCTGCGCGCCGATTGTGAAGGCGCACGAGGAGGGGAAGCCGGACGCGCCGATGTGGCAGGGCGCGACGACGCACGCGCACGGCCTGCGGGTGCCCAAGGCGCTGGGTGACTTCCTGATTCTGCGCGCGGTGAAGGAGAGCCGGGGCACGGCGGTGGCCGTGACGGAGGCGGAAATCATCCAGGGCGTGAAGGACATCTCCGCCGCGGAGGGCCTCTTCGTCGCGCCGGAGGGCGGCGCGTGCGTGGCGGCGCTGCGCAAGCTCCAGGCGGCGGGGCAGGTGACGCCCGACGAGTCCGTGGTGGTGTTCAACACCGGCACGGGCTTCAAGTACGTGGAGAACATGGCCCCGCTCTGGTGA
- a CDS encoding DUF2381 family protein yields the protein MLLVLVAAVASAQGRDGGNVRTLLLSESPDDATHRIYVKGQVVTVLQFEMPCDPTRTKLLGWEGRFEQVGILGRMVVLKPLRDLDPDEGIPLLVTLESGTEVPFLLRPLDPKGGRWPDQQVNVFKDRESYEAMSSALNDALKEKRALADQVERYRKEETSEDHALAALLVSGAVRQTPFRLSSQVSGKDEGASIDALLFRGRGKAAVVFKVLNLDPEQSWRMKTVRLVTESTGRDRALAFRATASSLTPGASGVIAIVVDKGAFVDEGKVTNLILEVYRHDGALQAYIPLAHQLAGK from the coding sequence TTGCTGCTGGTTCTTGTTGCAGCCGTCGCGTCCGCCCAGGGCCGCGACGGGGGCAACGTGCGGACCCTGTTGTTGTCCGAGAGCCCTGACGACGCCACCCACCGTATCTATGTGAAGGGGCAGGTGGTGACGGTCCTTCAGTTCGAGATGCCCTGCGATCCGACGCGGACGAAGCTTCTGGGATGGGAAGGTCGGTTCGAGCAGGTGGGGATTCTCGGCCGGATGGTGGTCCTGAAACCCCTGCGTGACTTGGACCCCGATGAAGGAATTCCCCTGCTCGTAACGCTCGAGAGCGGAACGGAGGTTCCATTCCTCCTCAGGCCGTTGGACCCGAAGGGAGGACGGTGGCCGGACCAGCAGGTGAACGTATTCAAGGACCGCGAGAGCTACGAGGCCATGTCCTCGGCCCTGAACGATGCGCTCAAGGAGAAGCGGGCCCTCGCGGATCAGGTCGAGCGCTACCGCAAGGAAGAGACCTCCGAGGACCACGCCCTGGCCGCGTTGCTGGTGTCGGGGGCCGTGAGGCAGACCCCGTTCAGGCTCTCGTCCCAGGTCTCAGGTAAGGACGAGGGCGCGAGCATCGACGCCCTCTTGTTTCGAGGTCGGGGCAAGGCCGCAGTGGTGTTCAAGGTCTTGAACCTTGATCCGGAACAATCGTGGCGCATGAAGACGGTGCGCCTCGTGACCGAATCAACGGGAAGAGACCGGGCGTTGGCCTTCCGCGCGACGGCCTCTTCCCTCACTCCCGGCGCATCCGGTGTGATTGCCATCGTCGTGGACAAGGGCGCTTTCGTGGATGAGGGCAAGGTGACGAACCTCATCCTGGAGGTCTACCGGCACGATGGGGCTCTGCAGGCCTACATTCCACTGGCTCACCAACTTGCCGGGAAGTAA
- a CDS encoding LamG domain-containing protein translates to MNTRSWVWVAFVVLWAGCASPARTPADAGMPQDAEVKPGMSRRAMRLWLRADQGVVASDGKVSRWKDQSGGGRDAIMSSVPRQPSLRRGALNDNPVVHFDGAQSLYLEALVEPTVFTVFVVGKNNETEEHAFSMILGPGGNEANNQLRWQNGTEVLAVGTGNNMPVVRTSIGDTRTWHLLTLHYDGSTLRLYRNGKPVGNHDFSTQGPWTFAQVGGYYSEHFAKADLAEVLVYDDALLGGEREAVEHYLKSKYRLD, encoded by the coding sequence ATGAACACGCGCAGTTGGGTGTGGGTGGCTTTCGTCGTGCTGTGGGCCGGCTGTGCGAGCCCTGCCCGGACACCCGCCGACGCGGGAATGCCCCAGGACGCCGAGGTGAAGCCGGGGATGTCACGGCGGGCGATGCGGCTGTGGCTTCGCGCGGACCAGGGCGTGGTCGCCAGCGACGGCAAGGTCTCCCGCTGGAAGGACCAGAGCGGCGGCGGTCGTGACGCCATCATGAGCAGCGTGCCGCGCCAGCCCTCGCTCCGGCGCGGTGCGCTGAATGACAACCCGGTGGTCCATTTCGATGGGGCCCAGTCGCTGTATCTGGAGGCTCTCGTGGAGCCCACGGTCTTCACGGTCTTCGTGGTCGGGAAGAACAACGAGACGGAGGAGCATGCCTTCAGCATGATTCTCGGCCCCGGCGGGAACGAGGCCAACAACCAGCTGCGCTGGCAGAACGGCACCGAGGTGCTGGCGGTCGGAACGGGAAACAACATGCCCGTCGTCAGGACGTCCATCGGCGACACGCGGACCTGGCACCTGCTGACGCTCCACTATGATGGGTCGACCTTGCGCCTCTACAGGAATGGCAAGCCTGTCGGGAACCACGACTTCTCGACCCAGGGCCCGTGGACCTTCGCGCAGGTCGGCGGGTATTACAGCGAGCACTTCGCGAAGGCCGACCTGGCCGAGGTGCTCGTCTACGACGACGCGCTCCTCGGCGGCGAGCGCGAGGCCGTGGAGCACTACCTCAAGAGCAAGTACCGGCTCGATTGA
- a CDS encoding DUSAM domain-containing protein: MVEARDWDRLIEWGQRLQRGETLELTDDFRELLRRVAGDLAVSDAEALDALSAPATATALVRELNRRIRDGSRRLSRTLADANRRKEAGDIEGARAVLESVLSVEVVPLYREQVEVALAHLEGPQGDLS, encoded by the coding sequence ATGGTCGAGGCTCGTGATTGGGATCGGCTGATTGAGTGGGGCCAACGGCTGCAGCGCGGCGAGACACTGGAGTTGACTGACGACTTCCGCGAACTGCTGCGCCGGGTTGCTGGAGACCTGGCTGTCAGCGACGCCGAAGCGCTGGACGCCCTCTCCGCTCCCGCAACCGCCACCGCGCTGGTACGTGAGCTCAACCGAAGAATACGAGACGGCTCACGGCGCCTCTCTCGCACCCTGGCCGACGCCAACAGGCGCAAGGAAGCAGGAGATATTGAAGGAGCGCGCGCGGTGCTGGAGTCCGTGCTCAGCGTGGAGGTCGTGCCCCTCTACCGGGAGCAGGTTGAAGTCGCACTGGCCCACCTCGAGGGACCACAAGGAGACCTGAGCTGA
- a CDS encoding glycoside hydrolase family 31 protein — MRIEELTVEPARLRSWGPRATLEVTCPLPGVLRLRHAPTSATVGFLHPQLPAKRSWAVVSADGLRPLDVTREEGRVRVRAEGVTLELATDRGTWSFGDADGRELARCTRVAGETKSGYPMSTHRSWLTLHAPPGEAYLGFGEKVGPLDKRGMHFTFWNTDVMPHHPDTDPLYQSIPFFVGLRDGVAWGMFLDETWRSEVDVALADGSELAWESWGPELDCYLITGPRPADVVRRYTTLTGRMPLPPLWSLGAQQSRWGYENAQDVRGVIRGYRARDLPLDCVYLDIDYMDTYKVWTWDRTRFPDPAALVRDAAAEGVRVVTIIDPALKQEPGWTVYEEARKRDYLVRYDRGDVLVGEVWPRPAVFPDLTREEVQRWWGGLHRDFVALGVAGFWNDMNEPSCFAVQPDVGLFTIANERAEGVGTVEGKTLPYDARHGDKRHLEVHNVYAMGMAKGAWEALREMRPEARPFLLTRAGSAGIQRYAAVWTGDNSSHWTQLETSIPMLVGLGMSGVPFTGVDIPGFIGMPSGELLVRWMQTGTFYPLMRNHAGKGTQPQEPWRFGEPYLSLAREALKRRYRLLPTLYTLMHEASETGLPALRPLVMHAPKDREAVTAYDQFLFGGDLLVAPVVRPGHTKRLAYLPEGLWMEWPGLDHPGSIQEGGRHVIAEGALDTVPLWLRAGGAVTLTRPAKHTTTANWDHLEWHLHAAPEIHGRLYEDVGDGYGDFRLTVVEGSLGEGVLKLTRRVEGRLPLSRTEETIRVYGLPYASSVAGALSFKFERGVLEMRVASAWTELTVDT; from the coding sequence ATGCGCATCGAAGAGCTGACCGTCGAGCCTGCCCGCCTGCGGTCCTGGGGCCCCCGGGCCACCCTCGAAGTCACCTGTCCCCTCCCCGGCGTGCTGCGACTCCGCCACGCGCCGACGTCCGCCACCGTCGGCTTCCTGCATCCCCAGCTGCCCGCGAAACGCTCTTGGGCCGTGGTGTCCGCGGACGGGCTCCGCCCGCTGGACGTCACGCGCGAGGAGGGACGCGTGCGGGTGCGCGCCGAGGGCGTGACGCTGGAGCTGGCGACGGACCGTGGCACCTGGAGCTTCGGGGACGCGGACGGGCGCGAGCTGGCGCGCTGCACCCGCGTGGCGGGCGAGACGAAGTCTGGCTACCCGATGAGCACCCACCGCTCCTGGCTGACGCTGCACGCGCCTCCAGGCGAGGCCTACCTGGGCTTCGGCGAGAAGGTGGGCCCCCTGGACAAGCGCGGCATGCACTTCACGTTCTGGAACACGGACGTGATGCCGCACCACCCGGACACCGACCCGCTCTACCAGTCCATCCCCTTCTTCGTCGGCCTGCGCGACGGCGTGGCGTGGGGCATGTTCCTGGACGAGACTTGGCGCTCCGAGGTGGACGTGGCGCTGGCGGACGGAAGCGAGCTGGCCTGGGAATCCTGGGGGCCTGAGCTGGACTGCTACCTCATCACCGGCCCTCGCCCGGCGGACGTGGTGCGGCGCTACACGACGCTCACCGGCCGCATGCCGCTGCCACCGCTGTGGAGCCTGGGCGCGCAGCAGAGCCGCTGGGGCTACGAGAACGCGCAGGACGTGCGGGGCGTCATCCGGGGCTACCGCGCCAGGGACCTGCCGCTGGACTGCGTGTACCTCGATATCGACTACATGGACACGTACAAGGTCTGGACGTGGGACCGGACCCGCTTCCCGGACCCGGCGGCGCTGGTGCGAGACGCCGCCGCCGAGGGCGTGCGCGTGGTGACCATCATCGACCCCGCGCTGAAGCAGGAGCCGGGGTGGACCGTGTACGAGGAGGCGCGCAAGCGCGACTACCTGGTGCGCTATGACCGGGGCGACGTGTTGGTGGGCGAGGTGTGGCCGCGCCCCGCCGTCTTCCCGGACCTGACGCGCGAGGAGGTGCAGCGCTGGTGGGGCGGCCTGCACCGTGACTTCGTGGCGCTGGGCGTGGCCGGCTTCTGGAACGACATGAACGAGCCGTCCTGCTTCGCGGTGCAGCCCGACGTGGGCCTCTTCACCATCGCCAACGAGCGCGCAGAAGGCGTGGGCACCGTGGAAGGCAAGACGCTGCCGTACGACGCCCGGCACGGGGACAAGCGGCACCTGGAGGTCCACAACGTCTATGCCATGGGCATGGCGAAGGGAGCATGGGAGGCCCTGCGGGAGATGCGCCCGGAGGCCCGGCCCTTCCTGCTGACGCGCGCGGGCTCGGCGGGCATCCAGCGCTACGCGGCGGTGTGGACGGGGGACAACTCCAGCCACTGGACGCAGCTGGAGACGTCCATTCCCATGCTGGTGGGGCTGGGCATGTCGGGAGTGCCCTTCACGGGCGTGGACATCCCCGGCTTCATCGGCATGCCCAGTGGCGAGCTGCTCGTCCGGTGGATGCAGACGGGCACCTTCTACCCGCTGATGCGCAACCACGCCGGCAAGGGCACGCAGCCGCAGGAGCCGTGGCGCTTCGGCGAGCCCTATCTGTCCCTGGCACGCGAGGCACTGAAGCGGCGCTACCGGCTGCTGCCCACGCTCTACACGCTGATGCACGAGGCGTCGGAGACGGGGCTGCCCGCGCTGCGCCCGCTGGTGATGCACGCGCCCAAGGACAGGGAGGCGGTGACGGCGTACGACCAGTTCCTCTTCGGTGGAGATTTGCTGGTGGCGCCGGTGGTGCGCCCCGGACACACGAAGCGGCTGGCGTACCTGCCGGAGGGCCTGTGGATGGAGTGGCCCGGGCTGGACCACCCGGGCTCGATTCAGGAAGGCGGCCGGCACGTCATCGCGGAGGGTGCGCTGGACACGGTGCCCCTCTGGCTGCGCGCGGGCGGCGCGGTGACGCTGACACGGCCGGCGAAGCACACCACCACCGCCAACTGGGACCACCTGGAGTGGCACCTGCACGCCGCCCCCGAGATTCACGGGCGGCTCTACGAGGACGTGGGGGACGGGTACGGCGACTTCCGACTCACCGTGGTGGAGGGAAGCCTGGGCGAGGGCGTGCTCAAGCTGACGCGGCGGGTCGAGGGGCGGCTGCCCCTGTCACGCACGGAGGAGACGATTCGTGTGTACGGACTGCCCTACGCGAGCAGCGTGGCGGGGGCGCTGTCGTTCAAGTTCGAGCGCGGCGTGCTGGAGATGCGCGTGGCTTCCGCCTGGACGGAGCTGACGGTGGACACGTGA
- a CDS encoding 6-pyruvoyl trahydropterin synthase family protein: MTFPFSFGLPMSRTTTIELHKEEMKFSAGHFTIFSATHRENLHGHNFTVYVALTGAVVENGLLSDYGPLKQAVISRCRAWNETFLLPGRSPYLRLEQDVRGDYLARFHDEELRFLARDVTVLPVENVTLEELARVFGEELVADGAVLKSSGITRVVVKCASGPGQWSSWEWENHG, encoded by the coding sequence GTGACTTTTCCCTTCAGCTTCGGGCTGCCCATGTCGCGCACGACCACCATCGAGCTGCACAAGGAAGAGATGAAGTTCTCGGCCGGGCACTTCACCATCTTCTCCGCCACGCACCGGGAGAACCTGCACGGCCACAACTTCACCGTCTACGTCGCCCTGACGGGCGCGGTGGTGGAGAACGGGCTCCTGTCGGACTACGGCCCGCTGAAGCAGGCCGTCATCTCCCGCTGCCGCGCCTGGAACGAGACGTTCCTGCTGCCGGGGCGCTCTCCCTACCTGCGCCTCGAGCAGGACGTGCGCGGCGACTACCTCGCGCGGTTCCATGACGAGGAGCTGCGGTTCCTCGCCAGGGATGTGACGGTGCTCCCGGTGGAGAACGTGACGCTGGAGGAGCTGGCCCGCGTCTTCGGTGAGGAGCTGGTGGCGGATGGCGCCGTGCTGAAGAGCTCGGGCATCACCCGCGTCGTGGTGAAGTGCGCCTCGGGCCCCGGCCAGTGGTCGTCCTGGGAGTGGGAGAACCATGGCTGA